Below is a genomic region from Brassica oleracea var. oleracea cultivar TO1000 chromosome C9, BOL, whole genome shotgun sequence.
CTGAGTCCACTCTCTTATAAACCCTCTTCGTAAAATTCATTGAGATCAACTCCATCTCTCTCAACGAACTGGGGGGCTTACTGTTGGACATGGACTTTGTCCCCAACAAGGCTTATAAGATAATGGGCTCAGCCCATTTAAAAGGGGGGTCACTAGGAAACCCTAGACCTCTCCTTTCTATAAATAAGGAGACAACCTCCTTTGAGAGGGCTCTTGGACTCTATTTTGGTGTCTCATCCATCTCTCTCTACTTCTAGAGAGAGAAACTCCTCTCCACATGTTTTCACCTAAGCACTTGTGATCCTTTGTTGTAGAACTACGATTGGCTTGATCCCCTTTCGGGGTACGTAGGCAACCCTTCACCGGGTCCAGCTATAATCAATAAACACCTTTTTTTATTCTCTCCGAGTCGTCTCCATCTGGTTCAAGCTCAGCATGAAGACTTCTCCTAACCCCACCGACGAGTCCTCGTCTCGTTCATTCACTAGTTTGTTGACAGTTCTCGGTTCAAACAGGCAACTGTAAAATCTAAATATCTATTGTGTAATAATGTATCTTGGAAGACTAAAAAGATTTGGTTCAGTCAAATATCTAGAAAGAACTTCATAATTAAACAAACTTGAATTGAAATAGTTGAAATATGGTGTGATGACCAATCGAAAAGTAATTCACGGTATCGAAACCAGAACAAAGTAAACAACTACATTGTCTTTAGAAAGTCTGTAAATAAGCGCTCGCGGCAATCTGGACAAAATGGGCCCATGGGCCTAGAGAAAGAGCGGGCACACATGAAGGGCAAACAAAGGCATTACAACTTACAAGCTATACATTGATGCTGAGAAAGTAGAGAATGAAATGATTATCATGAATGAAATCAGCGGCGAAGAAGGGATAGCAGATAAGACGAAATTGGTGGATTTGTGGTGTATTCAGTCTTCCACATTTAATCGACCACTAGTTATTTTTTTTTTTTTTATGAAATTTTGAATTTATTGATCATCATTGGGAAGAATTTACAAAGAATGATTTCCTAAAAGAATGAGGAACTATATAACTAAAAAACTAAATTGAGTGAAACTCCTTTCCTACCCAAAAACCTCAGACCACCTTCTCATGAGCCCTTCAAGTCTATGATGTCCCTTATAACCCAGCGATGCGATCCGATTCTTGACAACCTTGCTTATCATACATATCAACTGATCAGTTCCCTTAAATCCCTGTTGGTGCCGTCGGAGGTTTCTCTCCCGCCAAACATGATAAACAACCACTTGAAACAGAAGGCGAATGAGAATCTGGTCCATTAATGTATATGCTTCTCCACACACTACCTGGAGCATGTCTGACCAATATGGGTTAATTCTTCTTCCTAACAGCCTGCTTGCAACTCTGTCCCAAATTGTATAAGAATAAGGACATGCGAAGAATAAATGATCTCGAGTTTCGTCCCTCTCTCCACATAGAACACATCCTTGCGTGATCCCCCATTGCCTCATTCGATCTCCAGTTGAGAGCCTGTTCTGTATTGCAAGCCATACAATAAAAGTGCATCTAGGAATTCCTTGTTTAAACCACACCCCATTACTCCAGTTTACTGCTTCTTTCTTACATCGGATTTGTTCCCAAGTTCGAGCAGAAGAGAAGTAGTTCTTATAATCATCAATATCATGCTTCCAAAGATACTTATCGTCTTCCATCTGCGGGCCAGGGACTGGTGTAGCTTGAATTTTGGCATGAAGCTCCTGGAAGCGACGACTTCTATGGCCCCTTATACTCCACTGATTTTGGCTAACAGCATCACACACCCTTGCACTGCGGGTAATCCCCAAATAACGAGTGCCAGTCGCTCCCGTTACATCAATAAGCCTGCCAATCTTCAGCCAATCATCATGCCAGAAGAAAGCTCTGGCCCCATTACCAACTTCCACCCTGATGAACTGAAATGCCAGTGAGCGCATCTTAAGAAGCTTCCTTCACATCCATGAACCCGCTGAGTCGTCACGCACATCCCAGAAAGAGCTATGTCGCAGGAGATAATGCCGAGTCCATGAAACCCACAAAGAGTCTGTCATATTAAACATAAGCCAGATCAAGCTGAGAGAAAACACCCTGACTGAATCTCTGAGTCTCCTAATCCCTAGTCCCCCCTCTGACTTAGGATAACACAAATCCTCCCAGCAGACTTTAGCCTTGTGGGTCTGGTTCGGATCACCCGACCATAAAAAAGCACTACAGAGGCTCTCAATTTTATCTAGACAAGTCATTGGCAAGATAAAAGCTTGGCTTCAGAAATTAAGTATGCTAGATATAACTGATTTTATAAGTTGCAGACGCCCAGCATAAGACAAGCTTTTGTTGGTCCATGAGAGCATCCTTGTTCGTATTTTGTCAATCAACGGCTCATAGTCCTCCGTAGAGAGAGCTTTAGTGGTCAGCGGCAGCCCCAAATATCTGATCGGAAGCTGTCCGACCGCGATGTTTATTTGCTCTGCCTCCTCACATACTTGCGCTATACCAGTACCAGAAGCATAGAGAGATGATTTGGCTGCATTTATGTGGAGACCCGACATTTTTGCAAACTCATCCATGGTCTGCATTACTCCTCTAAGTGAACGAGCAGTGCCATCTGTGAACACTAGCAGATCATCTGCGAAGCTCAGATGAGTAAGCTGAACTGCTTGGCATTGCGGATGAAACCCAAAATACCCTCCAGTGCTGCCTTGTTTAGCATCTTAGACAGCACATTATTTAATATGACATAGAGATATGGTGACAAGGAGCATCCTTGTCGTATACCTCTGGCGCTGGAGAAGAAACCCTCTAAGTTTCCATTAACCGACACTGAGAACGACGCAGTAGAGATGCAGACCCGTATCCAATTAATAAAAAGCACAGGAAGCCCCATTCCACTCAGCACTGAAGTGATGAACGACCATCTCACTGTGTCGAAGGCTTTAGAGATATCAAATTTGACAGTGCACCTATCTGTGTTTGTCTTCTTTTGATACCCATTAACAAGCTCGGACGCTAACAAGACATTTTCCAGCAGGAGCCAGCCTTTGATGAAGGCACATTGATTGGGCTCTATGGCGCAGGGAAGAATAGTCTTCAGTCTCGAAGCCAGAATCTTTGATATAACCTTATACAAGAAGTTACAACAAGCAATAGGTCGATATTCTTTCATTGTCTCAGCTGATTCCGTCTTAGGGATGAGGGAGAGGATGGTTGCGTTGACACCATTGGGCAGAAAACCAAAGAGGAAGAAAGACTGTACAGCCACTATGCAGTCCTTTCCAATGATAGGCCATGCTGCTACATAGAATTCCTTCGTGTAGCCATCTGGGCCCGAGACCTTGTCATTAGGCAAAGAACGTATTGCTGCAAGAATCTCCTCACCTGTTACAGGAGCTACAAGCCGACCTGCCTCTCCCAAAGAACATCGATAGGTAAGTAGTTCCTGTACAGTATCAAGAGGAATCTCTTCAACTTCTGATTCCTGCGTCTGAAGGAACCTCTGAAAGTGCTGCACTGCCTCTCGAGCAATATTTGCACTAGCCGTGAGTTCATGTCCATTCTGATCCTTAAGCATTCTGATGGTGTTCCGAGACAGACGAGACTGCACTGAAAGATGAACGAAAGCGGTGTTTAGATCCCCTGCATGAAGCCACCTGATGCAAGATTTCTGTCTATAAAACTTCTCTTCAATTCCATCTATCCGAGGCTACTGATGCTGCTGCAAACGCGAGGAGATTAAGATCCAAGAGAACCTGATTCTGACATTCACACATGACCTCATATGCTTCCTTAGTACGATTCGGCAGGTCCCCATAATGCGCTTTATTCAGCAATCTCATCTCATATTTAAGTGCCTTGAGCTTCTTGTGAAAGAGTCCCAAAGACGCTCTAGACTGATAGAGTTTCGATGTACTTTCCCAAAGCTTTGCAACTGTAGGCAAGAACTCTTCATGCTCCACAAGATAGTTGAAGAACCGAAAAGGTTTTCTTACTTCTTCTGAATTCTCAGATAATCGAATTAAGCATCTAGCATGATCTGATATACCTCCAGCTTCAAATTGAGCTTAGGAGTGTGGGAAAACACGCAACCAATCACTATTAAAAAGTGGTCGAGCTTTTTCCCAATGGGTTCTTCTTCCCGCTTATTCCACCAAGTGAATAAAGCTCCAACATAGGCCAAATCCGACAAAGCACAGTCGCTGACCAACCCCTGAAAATGCCTCATGCCGGTTTGATCAGGCAGATAATCTTGAGCCCTTGAATGCTCTCTTGAGGATAGAGTAACATTATAGTCTCCAAGTAGTATCCAGGGCTGGTTGAGGTGCTGATAAACTGCATGTGTACTCCGAAGATCCCCCAGAACTGACGCCTTTCACTTTCAAAGTTAGATGCATAAATGGCTGAGCAGATAAATGCTCCTCCGTTTCTGGGACGTGTATTGCACACGTTATGACTTGAGAACTCATATGAAGAAGAGAGACCTGAACTTTGTCGGACCAACAGAACCAAATTTTCCCAAGCCGATGATGATCATAATTTGTGATTGAATTCCACCCCGGGAGTGCCGCTTTCATGCATTTACTATGATTCTCTTGTTTTACTCTGGTCTCCACTAAACACCCGAAAATTGGTTTCTCCTTAAGGATCCATCGATGAACTGCTAAATGCTTGCGTGACATATTGAAGCCACGCATGTTCCATGAAAAAAAAGACGTCATAACTTCCTAACAAAAGTTTTTTTCCTCCTGTATGCATCTTCCATCAGTTTCAGATCTTTGGCTAGCACTGGCTTCCTTCGTAGATTCTTAGTTCCATTAATCTGCGAATTCTTACCTCCCTTCTTAGAGCCTCGACATTCTTCCGCCTTAATATCCCCCATCACGAGCTCCCCCTCTTCTAACTCTTCTATCTCACATTCCTCATCCTCGGAGACCGAGAGAACATTAAAACGAGATGGTGAAACAATGGCTTCACCAGCCCCATCCGCCTCTCTTTGGCTTGGGGGACCATTATCTACCAGTGAACACTTTTGATGTTCTTCCCCCTCAAACACAAAACCTTCTACACTTCCTTCCACAACTATTTGCATATATGAGCTTGCACCCGCATCAGCTACCTTACTCGCTCCCTCCTTATCCAAACTAACCCGATGACTCGAAGAAGCCACCTCTGCTAAAGATTTGTGAACTGCAAATTCTTCAAGCTCCTGCAACAAAGCACCCACAACATTGCGTTCTACCGTCTTCTCAGACACCACTACTACTTCTTTACCTTTCCCAGACACTGGCCTCAGAATTTTGACTTTCTGAGAAGTGCAAACAGAGCCCAAATGCCCCCAAGCCTGACACACATTACAACGCGGAGGCAACCAAGGATAGCTAATACTCACAAAAACATTCTCCCCATTAGCATCTTGGAACTCAATCCTTTCAACCAACGGTTTGTTCAGATCAACTTCCGTGAGGATCCTTGCAACATCCAACCTAACACATCTCTCCGTTGAAGGATGCAACTTCACAAACTTTCCAACTCCGCGAGCAAGACATTTCAATCCTTTAGCTGAAAACAAATGACTAGGAACTTGTTTCAGGTCAATCCACATCGGCATAGATGACAGATCAGGCTTCAGGGTCGCTGTTTCCGGAGACCATTCATTGACTACCAAAGGCACATCCGCAATGTGCCAGTAATTCCTTTCTAATACTCGACTTTTCGTCTGAGCATTCTCAATTCTGAACAGAACCGTGTTTTTCTCGATGAACTGAACATCAATCTTCGGTCCTGTCTTTGAAGAAACCCAGATCCGATTAACAGAAGCGTGGATGGATCCTACATGAGGAGCATCCCCAATAAAGTACCCAACAACGTAGCTCTTCCATAGCGGGTTCGCATCTGACAGTATCTCCTGCGGGATGACCATCGATACGACCCCATTCTCTTCCGCCATCACAGGTATCTCAGATCCCCCACTATTGCCATTCCAAGGAGAAACGGGAGCACTCGGTGGGTCGCGAGTCCCTTCAGAAGATGACTCTATCACCCTCGCCCCCAGAGCTTTGGAACTGTCTTCGGGGCGATCTTCAGAATCCGCCGTGTCCCCATCCTCCATTAGGGTTTTCGCCGTCGCCGTCGCACTTGCTGTCTCCATTCTCAATTAAAATTGGTTCGAGATCAATCGACCACTAGTTAAAATAATAGTAGAGATGTAGGGAGACCTGGATGCTCTTGAGGTTTTGTCTATGCCTGTTTTGCAAATTTTATCAACGTCTTTTTCACGAATCTCCTTCGCTCCCTAAAAGATATTTCGGTTTACCTAAAAGTATGATATCACAATAAGAAATAATAGTTTGAGGTTCACCCATGAGTTTGTTATTTCATATTCTACATTTCTTTAAAAGAAAAAAATAATAAATATTTGCCAAGTTATATAATAATTTTAAAATAAAAATTTAAAATAAATAAAAAATAATAGTAGTTGCAAAAAAAAACGAATTTGTTAAAAATATTTCTAAAGCTGTCAGCAAAACACAAAATCCTAAACTTTAAATACTAAACCCTAAACTCTAAATCATAAATACTAAACTCTAAACTCTTGGGTAAACCCTAAACCCTTGGATAAATCTTAAAACCAAAATCATAAACACTAAATATTAAAAATGTTAAACACTTGGATAAATTGGATATTGTTTTGCCCCCTATAGATGTAGAAAATCTTGAAGTTGTGAAATTTTATTTGTAATGCACCTATCCCTTTCAGGTTTGTTGAGAAAGTTGACCAAACTTTAGGTTCTCCAGTCATGGCAATTAAGTCATTGCAGTTTGTCCTAGAACTTCGACATGTAGAAAGCATGTTTTTCATTGTCCAAGCAAGTGCTTCGAGCTTCGAGTTCAATGAAAACTCTTTTTTTATGTGATTTGGCGGTTATTGTGATTTTGGCGGAAAAAGTAGTTTTGCGATTTTGATAAAAAATACATTTTTTTTGGTTTTGCGTGACTTTTAGTTTTGGCGAGAAAATATGTTTTTGGAGTTATGGTCGAAAATGTGATTTTTTGGTTTTAGCATTTGCAGTTTCAGCGGAAAATGTGGTTTTGTATGTTTTGAAAAATATATCATAATTATTTTTGTCAAAAACTTATTCCAGATATTTTATTTACATAAGGGTAAAACTGTCTTTTGTAATATTGGTTGAGTTCATCTCCATCCATATACACCAATTAGTGTTATCTAGAAAGTTATCTAAATGAGTTTCGTTTTAGGCAAAAATTTAAATTCATGAAATAGATCGTTTGAAAATTCTCATTTTAACACAAAACAAACCCATATAATGGATCAACTCATATTAACAAGCCCATACTCGAAAGCTTCGTCATGTTGTACTAGCATCATTTAAAAAAGGAAAATTTGTCAAAACACCGCAGAAAATCAACTACATTGTCCCTATAGCATAAATCCTTTTTTGGTCGGATTTGGACATAGATGCCTCTGGCCAACTTCAAAAAACCATATCAATTATTTTAAGAGTCAGAAAAATATGAAAAATTATTCAAAATGTACATAAACATGAAACAATCATATGAAAAATAATTTGGCTGACTAAGTATTAGTGTAACACAATTTCATATTTTGATCTTCGGATCGCAGAAAACAAAATCTACTAACTACGGATATGTAGATCGTAGTTTCGGTTAACTACATAGATATCTGACGCTTGAAGATGGTAAAATCTACGGTTCCGTAATATGTCTACTACCGTAGAAAGAAAAGGTTACGGTTTTGCTTACGATCTGAACCCCGAAAGATTTCATGAACTAGGGTCTCCTATATAACTACTGTCCCGGAATCATAGAATCTGCCAATTACTAATCCTCTACCATGGTAATATTTCGTTATCTACTAAGATACTATAACCTATCTCTGTAGGATTAAACATTCTGCCGTCGTATCTACCATCATATATCAAAGCTACGTGCAGCAAAATGCATGTTCTGCCAAATTCGAATTATTTTCAAAAATATTCCTTAAATCTCTCCAAAATCTGTTGAGAAATATTCTGTAAATCTTTAATTTTCTAAATTTTACGTGTTTCCTAAAGTTATATTTTCTAAGAAATAACCGTGATCTCTCTTCTTCTTCTTCACAACTTCTTGATTAATTTGAAACCACCCCAAAAATTTAAATCCCTTGTTGAAGAACATGCATATCTATGCCTCTTGTGGGGTGTGGAAATTTGATCCCTGTAAAGGATGGAGATTTGCTTTTGATAAGGAAAAAGGAGGAAGAGTACTTGCTGTGGAATTGACAAGTTCCTTTGAAGATCTAAGGACTACGGCTTTTGAGGATTTTGGCATTGACCAAAATGATGTCGAGCTTGAGTTAAGCTACTTACCTATGGAGTTAATCAGTACGATAGACTGTCCTCCAGTTATCATTGGGAATGATCGGCAAGTCAAGAATTTTCTTACATATGTACGTGGAAAAGCTTCGTCAAGGTTGTGTGTGTCTATTTCACATGTCAATGCAAACAACGACAACATTGAGCTTGATAAGGAGCAATCTAACGCGTCTGGCAGAGAGCGACGTGAGCCTCCCTCCGTTTCACCTGGAGATGACATTGGTAGTTCTTCTCAATCGAGCAAGGATGGTGAAGACGAATGTAACTTGAACGCCTTGAAAGAAAATGAAGATGTTGACTTAAGTGGAAAAGAAGAGGATAGGGGAAAAAGTGTTCGGTTCTCTTTGAAGCATGTTGTGAAGACGGGTGAAACGTTTCAAAAAAAATCTAAGTTAAAAGCAGCATTGGAAATGTCAGCAATGAAGAATAACTTCGATTACAAAGTTGTGAATTCAGATAGAAAACTTTGGTACATCCGATGCGTGGACAATAAGTGTAGGTGGAGTGTTCGTGCTGAGGGGTTATCAAGATCTACATATTTTATCATCAAAAAATATGTGGCGGATCATACATGTGCTGCGTCAAATATGAATAATGGTGGTCGGACAGCTTCTGCAAAAACTATTGGGAGTCTAATAATGCATAGGTATGATGGTGTCAAAGAAGGTCCCAAAGCTAATGATATCATACAGATTATGAGAATGGAACATGGATGCGAGATATCGAAATCATTAGCGTGGGACGCTAGTGAGTATGCGATTAATCTGGTTAGAGGCATTCCCGAGCAGAGTTTTGGAAAAATTCTGAAATACTTGCACATGCTGAAAGAAGCTAATCCAGGAACACACACCTTTTACGAAACCGATGTTGATGGTAAATTCAGATTTCTCTTTCTTTCGTTTGGGCAATCAGTACGAGGATTTCATACATCCATGCGAAAAGTTCTTGTTGTTGATGGGCACTTTTGAAGAGCAAATACAAAGGAGTATTACTTGTTGCGACAGCTTTAGATGGAAACTCCAACTTGTATCCTATTGCATTTGCTGTTGTGGACTCGGAAAATGATCGTTCATGGGATTGGTTTTTCAGACAACTAAAG
It encodes:
- the LOC106314716 gene encoding uncharacterized protein LOC106314716; protein product: MHIYASCGVWKFDPCKGWRFAFDKEKGGRVLAVELTSSFEDLRTTAFEDFGIDQNDVELELSYLPMELISTIDCPPVIIGNDRQVKNFLTYVRGKASSRLCVSISHVNANNDNIELDKEQSNASGRERREPPSVSPGDDIGSSSQSSKDGEDECNLNALKENEDVDLSGKEEDRGKSVRFSLKHVVKTGETFQKKSKLKAALEMSAMKNNFDYKVVNSDRKLWYIRCVDNKCRWSVRAEGLSRSTYFIIKKYVADHTCAASNMNNGGRTASAKTIGSLIMHRYDGVKEGPKANDIIQIMRMEHGCEISKSLAWDASEYAINLVRGIPEQSFGKILKYLHMLKEANPGTHTFYETDVDGKFRFLFLSFGQSSKYKGVLLVATALDGNSNLYPIAFAVVDSENDRSWDWFFRQLKVVVPDERALAFVSDRNNSLCKGLENVYPLSQHGICIHHLLNNVVTHYRGKGVVGLIAKASKAYRVVDFQKRFEAVCNISPAIGEYLTDADVTKWDRCQFQGYRYDIRMTNPAESINSALRSPREYPVIPLLDSIREMLTRWFFERRTRSRKHTMPLTIAIKKKIDRRINKGKTFLVQPVNEHHFLVRGDTIDCLVDLDRRTCSCRKYDILKIPCRHAIKAGLTVGRAPSSLTDFMYTTSNWRTAYEETINPIGVPEDSWVVPDTVRNADVLAPESRRVAGRRRKCRYETVEDKLRSSQGAQEKKRRRCSRCGEENHNRATCDRAI